The window TTGCCATTACCGACGAAAACGTCGAGCCTATCGACTTCGACGAAGAGGTGGATCTCGTTGGAATCACGGGCATGACGATACACGCCCCAAGAGCCTACGAGATTGCCCGGGCCTTCCGGGACCGGGGAATTCCGGTTGTCATGGGAGGGCCCCATGCCTCCGCTCTCCCCCAGGAGGCCAAGTCTCATGTGGACAGCGTTGTGATCGGAGAGGCCGAGGAAGTATGGGAGCAGGTCCTGTCCGATGCCGGGCGCGGTAACCTCAAACCCTTTTACAAGGCCAAAGGATTCTGCTCGATGGAGGGAGCGCCCCGTCCGAGGATCGATCTCCTGAAAAAGAAAGTCTACTTCACCACGAGTTGTGTTCAAACCTCCAGGGGATGTCCTTTCCGATGTGACTTCTGCTACGTCACGCAGTTTTTTGGGAATACCTATCGATGCCGCCCTGTGGACGAGGTGATCAAAGAGGTAGAGGCCCTCGAAGACGATTTTGTGGTCTTCGTGGATGACAACATCACGGGGAATCCCCGTTATGCCAAGGAACTCTTCACACGGCTGATCCCCCTCAAGAAAAAGTGGGCAGGGCAATCGAGTATCACCATCGCCAAGAACGACGAGATGCTCGGACTGGCGGCCAAGAGCGGTTGTGTCTCCCTTTTTCTGGGAATCGAGTCCCTCTCTCCTGAAAACCTCCGGGCCGTTCACAAGTCTTTCAACAAGGTGAACGAATACGAAGAATCCCTCAGGAAGATCCACGACCACGGTATCATGGTTCTCGCCGGGCTGATATTTGGATTCGACCACGACGACGAGGGTGTATTCGAACGGACCGTCCGTTTCTGCGAAAAGACAAGGATCGAAGCACCGTGCTTCTTTGTCCTCACGCCTCTGCCCGGTACGCCCTTCTATGACCGAATGGAAGCAGAAGGAAGGATTCTGCACAGGGATTGGTCGAAGTACACGGGGGCCGAGGTCGTCTACCGGCCCAAACTCATGACCGAGGAGACCCTTCAAAGAGGATTCAACTGGGCTTCACGCACGGTCTATTCCTACCGCTCGATCTTCAAGCGACTGGCCCATCCCCAGCAGCGGTTCTTCACCCGTATGGCCACGAACCTCGTTTTCAGACAGGTCTCCAGGCGAAAGCCGAAAACCCGCCTCTCCAGGGCCGCCAAGATTATCAGGAATCTGAATACCTCTCTGCCTGTCAGGGACAGGCAGACCCTGACCCCCACCCTAGGTTGGCTGACTCTTGAAAGAGGCCAACAGGCGGTACGAGGGATCACCGAGGCCCTGAACGTTCATGTCACGCGGAACGAAAGGCTCAACACCCTTTTTGTCCGTCTGGAGGGTTCCATGGACCTAAGGGCTGCCGAGGAGTTCATCGCCAGAATCAAGAAGGCCACCGACTGGGTACAGGACCGATTGGTGATCGATTTCGACGGGATCCAGTTCTTCTCGAGAAAGGCCATCCACCTCATGTTCGAGGAAAACTATCAGAAGCTCATCGAATTGAGAGGCAGACTCCGGATCGTGAACCTCTCCAGCCAGATACCGGATATCACGGAAAGCATGAGGCGGTACATCTCAGAGATTGAATTCAACGACGATTCGATTCCAACCCCTCAGGCTACCTGAAGAGCGGTTCCCCTCGCGCGGCGATTCTCATCCCTGAACCACGGGTGAGCGGATCAGAGGACAGATTCTACTCAGACCGGATCACGGCGGAAAGGTGGCTTTCCCCAGGGGATCACACTAGAATCTGAGAATCCCCCCTGCAAAAGGTCCTGAAATCATCAAGGTAGCGAAGTCCGGATCGTCTTCGACCCTGAAATCGAGGATTCTCCAACCACCGATAAGACTGAGATTCCTTATAGGGGAGACGGCCAGCCCTGCTTCACAATCGTAGGAGTACCCATACTTGCCC is drawn from Deltaproteobacteria bacterium and contains these coding sequences:
- a CDS encoding radical SAM protein, with translation DEQLKIRLIDPASEVSLLRHSRRELKTLWFAHLSLTTLAALTPADIDVAITDENVEPIDFDEEVDLVGITGMTIHAPRAYEIARAFRDRGIPVVMGGPHASALPQEAKSHVDSVVIGEAEEVWEQVLSDAGRGNLKPFYKAKGFCSMEGAPRPRIDLLKKKVYFTTSCVQTSRGCPFRCDFCYVTQFFGNTYRCRPVDEVIKEVEALEDDFVVFVDDNITGNPRYAKELFTRLIPLKKKWAGQSSITIAKNDEMLGLAAKSGCVSLFLGIESLSPENLRAVHKSFNKVNEYEESLRKIHDHGIMVLAGLIFGFDHDDEGVFERTVRFCEKTRIEAPCFFVLTPLPGTPFYDRMEAEGRILHRDWSKYTGAEVVYRPKLMTEETLQRGFNWASRTVYSYRSIFKRLAHPQQRFFTRMATNLVFRQVSRRKPKTRLSRAAKIIRNLNTSLPVRDRQTLTPTLGWLTLERGQQAVRGITEALNVHVTRNERLNTLFVRLEGSMDLRAAEEFIARIKKATDWVQDRLVIDFDGIQFFSRKAIHLMFEENYQKLIELRGRLRIVNLSSQIPDITESMRRYISEIEFNDDSIPTPQAT